In Cryptococcus gattii WM276 chromosome A, complete sequence, one genomic interval encodes:
- a CDS encoding Siderochrome-iron (ferrioxamine) uptake transporter, putative (Similar to TIGR gene model, INSD accession AAW41319.1), translating into MPDQLYPEAELERAISNTKNADDSTAFGEKSPGVRRIELIAASFTTWHRWVLFISVFLMAYSYGLDGSVRYTYQAEALSELGTSAQVSTVTVVRSIVAAAAQPGFAKVSDYFGRISILVISVILYVVGTVVTATSTNLAAFCGGSVLYQFGYTGSQLLVEVLIADVTSLRSRLLFSYIPATPFLINAWISGNVASAVLTHSTWGWGIGMWAIIFPVTVIPLVVSLVQAEWRAHRRGLLREIPSPLRTLGDRHMWADIFWQVDLMGLLLLAAVLSLILLPFTLAGGVASIWRTARVIAPLVVGFVVALPLFVIWELKVARHPMLPFKILKDRQVLASLFIAMLLNTAWYTQGDYLYYTLLVAFDRDIISATRVQNIYSFTSVVIGVCLGFIIRKVRRLKWFIVAGTLLFVLAFGLLIRYRGGYSVSDFAGLVGAEVVLGIAGGLFPYPTQVMIQSAVQHERTAVVTSLYLASYSVGSALGNTIAAAIWTNTMPSHLYNDFLRAGLSAADASTLQALAYASPLEFIVEYPPGTPEREAVGSAYREVQRYLTITGICISSVIVLVALTLRNPRLGDEQSLPEAEKLEQVPSKMSGANNEGTEETKQKN; encoded by the exons AGGGCCATTAGCAATACCAAGAATGCTGATGATTCCACTGCTTTTGGCGAGAAGTCTCCGGGCGTGAGAAGGATTGAACTCATCGCAGCTTCCTTCACAACCTGGCATCGATGGGTTTTGTTCATCTCTGTGTTTTTGATGGCTT ATAGCTATGGTCTGGATGGCTCTGTCCGATACACTTACCAAGCGGAAGCTCTCTCTGAGCTTGGCACTTCGGCTCAAGTTTCTACTGTCACTGTTGTCCGTTCTATAgtggctgctgctgccCAGCCCGGGTTTGCAAAGGTCAGTGATTACTTTGGCCGTATCAGTATCTTGGTCATCAGTGTAATCCTTTATGTGGTCG GAACTGTTGTAACTGCAACCTCCACGAACCTCGCTGCTTTCTGTGGTGGTTCAGTCCTCTACCAGTTTGGTTACACCGGTTCGCAGCTGCTCGTCGAAGTCTTGATTGCAGATGTTACCTCGCTTCGTTCCAGATTACTCTTCAGCTATATTCCTGCTACCCCGTTCCTCATCAACGCATGGATCAGTGGCAATGTGGCTTCTGCTGTCTTGACACACAGTACCTGGGGTTGGGGTATCG GTATGTGGGCTATCATCTTCCCTGTCACAGTCATTCCCCTCGTAGTCTCCCTTGTCCAAGCCGAATGGAGAGCCCACCGCAGGGGTCTCCTCCGAGAAATTCCCTCCCCCCTCCGTACTCTCGGTGACCGACACATGTGGGCCGATATCTTCTGGCAAGTCGATCTCATGGgtctcctcctcctcgccgCTGTTCTTTCTCTCATCCTGCTGCCCTTCACGCTCGCTGGCGGCGTCGCGAGTATCTGGAGAACAGCGAGGGTCATCGCCCCTTTGGTGGTTGGGTTCGTGGTGGCCTTGCCGTTATTTGTGATCTGGGAATTGAAGGTAGCTAGGCATCCGATGTTGCCATTTAAGATTTTGAAGGATAGGCAGGTGCTGGCGTCGCTATTTATTGCTATGCTTTTGAACACTGCTTGGTACACTCAGGGTGATTACCTGTACTATACTTTGCTTGTTGCTTTTGACCG AGACATTATTTCTGCTACTCGAGTACAAAACATCTACTCCTTCACTTCCGTAGTCATCGGTGTCTGCTTGGGTTTCATTATCCGGAAAGTCCGCCGACTGAAATGGTTTATCGTCGCCGGTactctcctcttcgtccttGCCTTTGGCCTTCTCATTCGATACCGAGGAGGTTACTCTGTCTCCGACTTTGCCGGCCTTGTCGGGGCTGAAGTGGTCTTGGGTATTGCCG GTGGTCTCTTCCCTTACCCAACTCAGGTTATGATCCAATCTGCAGTACAACACGAACGCACGGCCGTTGTGACCTCTCTCTACCTTGCATCTTACTCTGTCGGTTCAGCCCTCGGTAACACCATTGCTGCCGCCATCTGGACCAATACCATGCCTAGCCACTTGTACAATGACTTCCTCCGTGCCGGTCTTTCCGCCGCAGATGCCTCCACCCTTCAAGCGCTTGCTTATGCTAGTCCTCTCGAGTTTATCGTGGAGTATCCGCCTGGTACGCCCGAGAGAGAGGCTGTCGGTAGTGCGTATAGAGAGGTGCAGAGGTATTTGACGATCACTGGTATTTGTATTTCGAGTGTGATTGTGTTGGTGGCCCTTACGCTGAGGAACCCGAGGCTTGGTGATGAGCAGAGTTTGCCAGAGGCCGAAAAGCTTGAGCAGGTGCCAAGTAAGATGTCGGGAGCTAATAATGAAGGTACTGAGGAGACAAAGCAAAAGAACTAG
- a CDS encoding Microtubule binding protein, putative (Similar to TIGR gene model, INSD accession AAW41320.1), with protein sequence MVRSKFKDEHPFDKRKAEAERIRQKYQDRIPVICEKAEKSDIPTIDKKKYLVPADLTVGQFVYVIRKRIKLAPEKAIFIFVDDILPPTAALMSSIYDEHKDEDGFLYVLYASENTFGDLEQYAISE encoded by the exons ATGGTCCGAAGCAAGTTTAAGGACGAGCACCCCTTTG ACAAACGAAAGGCCGAAGCGGAGAGGATCAGACAAAAGTATCAGGACAGGATTCCC GTCATTTGTGAGAAGGCTGAGAAGAGTGATATCCCAACGATTGATAAGAAGAAGTATCTCGTACCAGCC GATCTCACTGTCGGGCAGTTCGTCTATGTCATCAG GAAACGGATCAAGCTCGCGCCTGAAAAGGCCATTTTCATCTTTGTTGACGATATCCTTCCGCCAACAGCGGCGCTTATGAGTTCAATCTATGATGAGCACAA GGACGAAGATG GTTTCCTTTACGTCCTCTATGCTTCTGAGAACACCTTTGGTGACCTCGAACAGTACGCTATCTCCGAGTAA
- a CDS encoding Hypothetical Protein (Similar to TIGR gene model, INSD accession AAW41355.1), whose protein sequence is MPTRTKAAKPRSVKGRIRSSPVAIIDTQDFSSSASFGKSVRRSSRIRSKKSILDSQSSHESISMSEASLVQSAAQTPQPVAGPSRLPVPHIPSTVEEEESEVETYQTIVSIGSLPDPSNYTITLMVPPSVSDKLSDNDKRDWYVKGEEMIVDAKRGKEQEGMLDRRWGVFGKGKGKQKAGDGVVWYGAGMRFPCLCAFTSLSSFTLAKSPPLNSSLTTLEPHPKPNQVPRIGANLPNWSKKENFKDIDPSLEELDEFETGWEDVPSARPQPLPVENSKRNDVTDEWERLPVQRVRSPQLGAGSSRQLTTTKHVSESLPPRQAISPIPKIDSLETLKWHKKWWREEVHSDPSYGLVFSLLPTPHSQPPPRKVPQRRSLSVGLVYHYKLPRAYYAFPDSHPYHPDLSYYCSKKPMARVYWVIPIHGPVLIPGVNYPIDLTAQDRNKGVRNKLLKGLIPSCATFTPSSTSSTPVQPFPSSSSTLFSISISQSHLQPQSSAATIHWTPPKLSWFLQKWVRESWVDDARGWFGSLSWTLAEPSVSNWVSVPETPRELGAHVCVDPSTSKAREISKNAKGAVKPQMGDHLRIYCDAERALELRLFISKAWIPTQDFSGQDRKLSEEEEAELDKERIMEKARLCLVGDRGEVLVVA, encoded by the exons ATGCCGACCAGGACTAAAGCAGCCAAACCTCGAAGCGTGAAGGGCAGAATTCGCTCATCCCCTGTAGCTATTATCGATACTCAAGACTTTTCCTCGTCTGCTTCTTTCGGGAAGAGTGTGCGCCGATCTTCAAGGATTAGGTCAAAGAAATCGATATTAGATTCCCAATCCTCCCACGAGTCTATATCCATGTCTGAGGCATCTCTTGTACAATCAGCTGCTCAAACTCCACAGCCCGTGGCCGGTCCATCTCGACTACCTGTTCCTCACATCCCCTCTACAgtagaggaagaagagtcAGAAGTAGAGACGTATCAAACGATTGTGTCCATCGGATCTCTTCCTGACCCGTCAAATTATACTATCACCCTGATGGTTCCGCCATCGGTCTCAGACAAGCTGTCAGATAACGATAAACGGGATTGGTATGTCAAGGGGGAAGAGATGATCGTGGACGCTAAGCGAGGGAAAGAGCAAGAAGGGATGTTGGACAGACGATGGGGCGTGTTtggaaaagggaaagggaagcAGAAGGCGGGTGATGGGGTGGTATGGTACGGCGCTGGGATGAGGTTTCCTTGCCTTT GCGCTTTTACATCCCTCAGTTCATTCACATTGGCAAAGTCCCCTCCTTTGAACTCCTCTCTCACTACTCTTGAACCTCACCCCAAACCCAACCAAGTCCCACGAATTGGTGCCAATTTACCCAATTGGTCGAAGAAGGAGAACTTTAAGGACATTGACCCAAGTTTGGAAGAATTGGATGAATTTGAGACGGGCTGGGAGGATGTACCATCAGCACGCCCTCAACCACTTCCTGTGGAAAATTCCAAAAGGAATGACGTGACGGATGAATGGGAACGGCTGCCTGTCCAACGTGTCCGATCGCCTCAACTGGGAGCAGGTTCTTCTCGACAGCTAACAACAACAAAACATGTATCAGAATCACTGCCACCGCGACAGGCCATATCGCCAATACCGAAAATTGACTCCTTGGAGACGTTGAAATGGCACAAAAAGTGGTGGCGCGAAGAGGTTCATTCTGATCCATCATATGGCCTCGTTTTCTCTCTATTGCCAACT CCACACTCCCAGCCTCCGCCTCGCAAAGTACCTCAGCGACGCTCTTTAAGCGTGGGGTTAGTATACCATTACAAACTACCTCGGGCATACTACGCGTTTCCCGACTCTCATCCATACCACCCTGATCTCTCGTACTATTGTTCTAAAAAACCAATGGCGAGAGTATACTGGGTGATACCGATTCACGGGCCAGTATTGATACCAGGCGTAAACTATCCTATTGATCTCACCGCACAGGACAGAAATAAGGGGGTGAGGAATAAATTATTGAAAGGCTTGATACCTTCTTGTGCTACCTTTACCCCTTCCTCAACATCTTCCACCCCAGTTCAAccctttccctcttcatcatccactCTTTTCTCTATTTCCATTTCACAATCACATCTACAGCCACAATCTTCCGCAGCGACAATCCATTGGACCCCTCCCAAGCTCTCTTGGTTCCTGCAAAAATGGGTTCGTGAATCATGGGTTGACGATGCCAGAGGTTGGTTCGGTTCTCTTTCATGGACTTTGGCCGAGCCGAGTGTATCGAATTGGGTATCTGTACCAGAAACCCCACGTGAGTTAGGTGCACACGTCTGTGTTGACCCGTCGACCTCCAAAGCTAGGGAGATAAGCAAAAATGCAAAGGGAGCAGTCAAACCTCAAATGGGCGACCATCTTCGCATATACTGTGACGCCGAGCGTGCGCTGGAGTTACGTCTCTTCATCTCGAAAGCTTGGATACCTACGCAAGACTTTTCGGGGCAAGATAGAAAGCTatcagaagaagaggaggcgGAGTTGGATAAGGAGCGGATAATGGAAAAAGCGAGGCTGTGTTTGGTCGGGGATAGGGGGGAAGTGTTGGTTGTTGCTTGA
- a CDS encoding ARF GAP-like zinc finger-containing protein-like protein (Similar to TIGR gene model, INSD accession AAW41356.1), giving the protein MEQRNERMLEELLKLPGNDNCADCHAPAPRWASVNLGIFLCVGCASVHRKMGTHKSRVKSVTLDTWTRDQIVGIRNMGNKASNAIYNPNEALHPPPPSYGHDERDSEIEKYIRKKYEQGAFRGGAAARLDGRAEPTSLNRAREKDGRLPAGSAGLHLGKGNNRNPELNDVIAVNVKRERDLPPLPTSASTQPVFGKNPPRGRPVKSPSSQGISSVVPVWNTVVNGSGSTSTSTQQKVPVANLIDMSNSANSSLPLQVNMSAPATGVSPSFSHGHSQFLTAQPQSWGGAFSTSTSNNMIMNGGNFSASPQVANSFQSPAFAQQMSFSPQPPFGQHMSPQPTYHQPTVPMASPSFQQTQQFATSPSFQQQLSPQFTQPQQFLQYPMQYNGQVATSPMNMGMGMNTGMAQPTQAYGYFSHM; this is encoded by the exons ATGGAGCAACGAAATGAGCGCATGCTGGAAGAGCTCCTAAAGCTCCCAGGAAATG ACAACTGCGCCGATTGCCACGCTCCCGCTCCAAGATGGGCGAGCGTCAACCTCGGTATTTTCCTCTGCGTTGGTTGTGCTTCCGTACATCGCAAGATGGGGACTCACAAGAGTCGTGT CAAGTCCGTGACACTCGACACTTGGACTCGTGACCAGATCGTCGGTATCAGAAATATGGGCAATAAAGCTTCCAATGCAATCTACAACCCTAATGAAGCTTTGCATCCCCCACCGCCATCTTATGGCCACGATGAGCGCGATTCCGAGATCGAAAAATACATTCGAAAAAAGTACGAGCAAGGTGCATTCCGTGGTGGTGCTGCTGCCCGCTTGGACGGTCGAGCCGAACCTACTAGTCTAAACAGGGcgagagagaaggatggCAGACTTCCGGCGGGCTCAGCAGGACTACATTTGGGCAAGGGGAATAACCGCAACCCGGAGCTGAACGATGTTATCGCTGTGAACGTCAAGAGAGAAAGGGACCTCCCACCTTTACCTACTAGTGCGTCTACTCAACCAGTGTTTGGGAAGAATCCGCCTAGAGGACGACCAGTGAAATCACCCTCAAGCCAGGGTATTTCTTCTGTAGTACCTGTGTGGAACACTGTAGTGAACGGGAGCGGAAGCACAAGCACGAGCACTCAGCAAAAGGTGCCAGTGGCTAACCTTATCGATATGTCAAACAGCGCCAACTCCTCCCTCCCGCTTCAAGTCAACATGTCCGCTCCTGCCACTGGCgtctctccatccttctctcaTGGCCATTCTCAATTCCTCACCGCTCAACCCCAAAGCTGGGGTGGCGCCTTTTCCACTTCCACTTCGAACAATATGATTATGAACGGTGGCAACTTCTCGGCCTCCCCTCAGGTGGCAAACTCGTTCCAGTCTCCAGCGTTCGCTCAACAAATGTCCTTTTCCCCGCAACCTCCATTTGGGCAACACATGTCACCACAACCAACGTATCATCAACCGACTGTGCCCATGGCTTCACCCTCGTTCCAGCAGACTCAGCAGTTTGCTacttccccttctttccaGCAACAGCTATCTCCACAGTTTACCCAACCGCAACAGTTTTTGCAGTACCCGATGCAGTACAACGGTCAGGTGGCCACATCGCCTATGAATATGGGTATGGGTATGAATACGGGCATGGCTCAGCCTACTCAGGCGTACGGTTATTTCAGTCACATGTGA
- a CDS encoding Prephenate dehydratase, putative (Similar to TIGR gene model, INSD accession AAW41358.1) translates to MSSEPPAKRMRENQRVEMAFLGPRGTYGEQAARAFATRYSDPIDLVPCTTITATDVYNHSAPLIVLPLENTLQGGVLETLDCLLSVLKPSTSEGPKPPEREIVADFVLPIRHCLVVRKGTKMEEIKWVRSHEQALGQSSSFLAERLPGIKLEKWSSTAGAAVSLLQNTGNADDKGAAICSKAVLDLYPDHLEVLHEGTQYGNENYTRFLLLTVPSPNILPKSGRQLPSTDRTSFIAVPNPSLGAMLLSFHPSSSICSSTSVSAIHTRPAGEGVIYKDEKFPRWCLLEVVNGATNAVEDVVNLGSLREKLGPELLGK, encoded by the exons ATGAGCTCCGAACCCCCTGCcaagaggatgagggagaACCAAAGGGTAGAGATGGCCTTCCTCGGTCCAAGGGGCACGTACGGCGAGCAG GCAGCGAGGGCGTTTGCGACTAGGTATAGCGATCCTATAGACCTTGTGCCATGTACCACAATCACCG CCACAGACGTGTATAATCACTCTGCCCCTCTCATCGTACTTCCTCTAGAGAATACTCTCCAAGGAGGCGTCTTAGAAACCCTCGACTGCCTCCTCTCGGTGCTTAAACCTTCAACATCCGAGGGCCCGAAACCTCCTGAGCGGGAAATTGTAGCGGACTTTGTGCTGCCCATACGGCATTGCCTAGTCGTTAGAAAGGGCACAAAAATGGAAGAGATCAAATGGGTCAGGAGCCATGAACAAGCTTTGGGACAGTCCTCCTCGTTCTTGGCTGAGAGATTACCTGGCATCAAGTTGGAGAAGTGGTCGTCAACAGCTGGAGCAGCAGTATCTTTGCTTCAAAATACAGGCAATGCCGATGACAAGGGCGCTGCTATATGTTCAAAAGCTGTTTTGGATCTGTATCCTGATCATCTCGAGGTGTTGCACGAGGGTACACAATATGGCAATG AGAACTATACTCgtttcctccttctcacGGTTCCGTCCCCTAACATCCTTCCAAAGTCGGGCAGACAACTTCCTTCTACCGACAGAACATCTTTCATTGCAGTGCCGAACCCATCATTAGGCGCTATGcttctctccttccatCCATCCTCATCAATATGTTCATCAACGAGCGTGTCAGCCATACATACCCGGCCCGCAGGAGAGGGCGTGATATATAAAGACGAAAAGTTTCCTAGGTGGTGCCTCTTAGAAGTTGTTAATGGAGCGACTAACGCGGTGGAAGATGTGGTTAATCTTGGGTCTTTGAGGGAGAAGTTGGGACCGGAACTTTTGGGCAAGTGA
- a CDS encoding 60s ribosomal protein l34-b, putative (Similar to TIGR gene model, INSD accession AAW41359.1) has translation MAQRVTLRKRQPYNTTSNRRRVVKTPGGKLVVHHLKKIASAPKCGDCGLALPGIPVLRPRQYATLSKRQKTVNRAYGGSSCAPCVKQRITRAFLIEEATIVKRMLKDKAAARK, from the exons atggcccaGCGAGTCACTCTCCGCAAGCGACAGCCTTACAACACCACCTCCAACAGGAGGAGGGTCGTCAAGACTCCCGGAGGCAAGTTGGTCGTCCACCacttgaagaagattgcT TCTGCCCCCAAGTGCGGTGACTGTGGTCTCGCTCTCCCTGGT ATCCCCGTCCTCCGACCCCGTCAAT ACGCTACCCTTTCCAAGCGTCAAAAGACCGTCAACAGGGCTTACGGTGGTTCTTCCTGCGCTCCCTGTGTTAAGCAGCG AATCACCCGAGCTTTCTTGATCGAGGAGGCTACCATTGTCAAGCGAATGCTCAAGGACAAGGCCGCTGCTAGGAAGTAG
- a CDS encoding Ribosomal large subunit assembly and maintenance-related protein, putative (Similar to TIGR gene model, INSD accession AAW41360.1), which yields MSAHEEDQLQDPQLQEDDVVEIVEDDGEIPMDEDDDDNDKYDAEIIIGGPGPGEEDFMMDEEEDEGEQRADNSWGVNALHNQQQSIFTISLHPDFPAPPLAISGGEDDTGFIFCPIPADSEASASSSFNANTFPPIKLTGHTDSVIAAGWSFDGEMVATGGMDGKVIVWQRVKPQGSTGEASVDEWKNWSMIQELETGTEITWLQWHPKGNVIAAGCEDATVWLWNLPSGNTLNVLSSHTMTSTTGLFPPPNGRQLLTASLDSSLILWDPRDPNPIWKSSIFMPANSPELDPAEHGITALAVSPNGQIAAVGGSSGKVKLISMAKGDVLATRLVGHAEGESVEALLFVDLLNGAAGGNKGVVLVSAGTDGKAFVWDVATGRVRAELQHDEPITTLAGHPHPQLHLVTTASADSTLKTWDIRTGTLIATHTGHMGVVNGVAVAPVGESKVVVSAGDEGVSLIWKV from the exons ATGTCCGCCCATGAGGAAGACCAGCTGCAAGATCCACAGCTCCAGGAGGACGATGTAGTGGAAATCGTTGAGGATGACGGAGAGATCCCAATGGACgaggacgatgatgataaTGACAAGTACGATGCTGAGATCATCATCGGTGGCCCTGGTCCCGGAGAGGAAGACTTCATgatggatgaagaggaagatgagggaGAGCAGAGAGCAGACAACAGCTGGGGTGTGAACG CTCTCCATAACCAGCAACAATCTATTTTTACAATCTCTTTACACCCCGATTTCCCTGCTCCTCCCCTCGCCATCTCTGGCGGTGAAGATGATACCGGCTTCATTTTCTGTCCCATTCCTGCCGATTCTGAGGCATCGgcgtcttcatctttcaaCGCGAACACTTTCCCTCCCATAAAGTTGACCGGCCACACCGACTCTGTGATTGCCGCTGGATGGAGCTTTGACGGTGAAATGGTGGCTACAGGTGGTATGGACGGAAAGGTTATTGTTTGGCAGAGAGTTAAGCCTCAAGGATCAACGGGTGAGGCGTCTGTGGATGAATGGAAGAATTGGAGTATGATCCAAGAGCTGGAAACTGGTACTGAAATAACT TGGTTACAATGGCATCCCAAAGGTAACGTCATTGCTGCTGGTTGTGAGGACGCGACTGTCTGGTTATGGAATT TGCCTTCTGGAAATACTCTCAATGTTCTGTCTTCTCACACTATGACCTCAACCACCGGtctcttccctcccccGAACGGCCGTCAACTCCTCACCGCCTCTCTCGACTCTTCTCTCATCCTCTGGGACCCCCGAGACCCCAACCCCATATGGAAATCTTCCATTTTCATGCCTGCCAACTCTCCCGAACTCGATCCCGCCGAGCACGGTATCACAGCTCTCGCTGTCTCTCCCAACGGCCAGATTGCCGCTGTGGGTGGTAGCAGTGGGAAGGTCAAGCTTATTAGCATGGCAAAGGGTGATGTGCTCGCCACAAGATTAGTCGGTCACGCTGAGGGGGAGAGTGTGGAAGCCCTTCTGTTTGTGGACCTTTTGAACGGCGCTGCTGGAGGAAATAAAGGTGTGGTTTTGGTCAGCGCGGGAACGGATGGAAAGGCGTTTGTCTGGGATGTCGCTACTGGACGAGTACGAGCAGAGCTTCAACATGAC GAACCTATCACCACCCTCGCGGGGCACCCCCATCCCCAACTTCATCTTGTTACCACCGCCTCTGCCGACTCCACTCTCAAGACATGGGACATCCGTACTGGGACGCTCATCGCAACCCACACTGGTCATATGGGTGTCGTCAACGGTGTTGCTGTCGCGCCTGTGGGAGAAAGCAAGGTCGTCGTCAGTGCCGGTGATGAGGGTGTTAGCTTGATCTGGAAGGTTTAG
- a CDS encoding Ubiquitin-conjugating enzyme e2-17 kDa, putative (Similar to TIGR gene model, INSD accession AAW41362.1), with protein sequence MSTAAKRRLIRDFKRLTSDAPIGISGSPNPDNIMVWNAVIFGPPETPFEDGSFRLTLTFTDAYPNKPPTVRFISKMFHPNIYANGELCLDILQNRWSPTYDVAAILTSVQSLLNDPNPASPANVDAAQLFKENLMEYERRVKKTVELSWVDNADEIEAELVEADEGSSS encoded by the exons ATG TCCACAGCTGCCAAGCGACGTCTGATTCGAGACTTTAAACGTCTCACTTCTGATGCCCCCATCGGTATCTCTGGCAGTCCCAATCCTGACAACATCATGGTGTGGAATGCCGTCATTTTTGGACCTC CCGAGACACCATTCGAAGATGGCTCTTTCCGACTCACTCTCACATTCACTGATGCTTATCCCAACAAGCCCCCTACTGTCCGCTTTATCTCCAAAATGTTCCACCCCAATATCTACGCCAATGGCGAGCTTTGTTTGGATATCTTGCAGAACAGATGGAGTCCGACGTACGATGTGGCGGCGATCTTGACAAGTGTGCAAAGTCTACTGAATGACCCCAACCCGGCCAG TCCTGCGAACGTCGACGCCGCCCAACTCTTCAAGGAGAATCTTATGGAATACGAACGGCGCGTCAAG AAAACTGTTGAGCTTTCATGGGTGGACAACGCAGATGAGATCGAGGCCGAATTGGTTGAAGCGGACGAAGGGAGCTCATCATAA
- a CDS encoding Pvruvate transporter of the mitochondrial inner membrane, putative; Yil006wp (Similar to TIGR gene model, INSD accession AAW41364.1) translates to MPGNGSSSFAAPPSARILLIPPQFHSMTAGAGAGLVSSIVTCPLDVVKTRLQAQAASVNHKDYQTVEMIIKDIWRSGGFRGFYRGLGPTLAGYLPTWGIYFTVYDMVKDKLGAWAAHNDLPTKPSMVHIVAAMTAGATGTCMTSPLWVIKTRLMAQVGPSDQARYRNTLEAIVDIYRYEGVRAFYKGLLPSLMGISHVAVQFPLYEKAKSWAEGDHSSLTPSTILICSAFSKMVASIATYPHEVLRTRLQIRKSSPKSSSSSSIFSSNPSKPSHPPLPFSSMYFNPLSSTNGQSHPPLNASNSTASHAHPPLDRQTRPLWHSLIKFRKEGGIIDTFISIKNQDGWRGFYRGLSINLIRTVPSSAVTMLTYELIMRRLSSHTS, encoded by the exons ATGCCCGGTAATGGCTCCTCATCCTTCGCAGCCCCACCGTCGGCACGCATTCTTCTCATCCCTCCTCAATTTCATTCTATGACAGCCGGCGCGGGGGCAGGCCTTGTATCATCCATCGTAACATGTCCTCTCGATGTTGTCAAGACTCGTCTGCAGGCGCAGGCGGCCTCAGTAAATCACAAGGACTACCAAACAGTTGAAATGATCATCAAGGATATATGGAGATCAGGCGGCTTCAGGGGTTTTTATAGAGGACTAGGACCGACACTAGCAGGGTACTTGCCTACATGGGGAATATATTTCACCGTGTATGATATGGTCAAGGATAAGTTGGGAGCTTGGGCGGCACATAATG ATCTACCAACAAAGCCGTCGATGGTGCATATTGTAGCAGCAATGACGGCTGGAGCCACCGGAACGTGTATGACCAGCCCTTTATGGGTAATCAAGACTCGATTAATG GCCCAAGTAGGTCCATCTGATCAAGCACGATACAGAAACACCCTCGAGGCAATAGTAGACATTTACAGATACGAAGGAGTTAGGGCATTCTACAAGGGACTCTTGCCGTCATTGATGGGCATCAGCCATGTTGCCGTTCAATTTCCTCTCTATGAAAAAGCAAAGTCCTGGGCCG AGGGCGACCATTCTTCCTTAACACCTTCAACAATCCTTATCTGCTCAGCATTCTCGAAAATGGTTGCTTCAATAGCAACCTATCCTCACGAAGTTCTCCGAACCCGTCTCCAAATCCGCAAATCATCTCCCAAATCCAGTTCTTCTAGCTCCATTTTCAGCTCCAACCCTTCCAAGCCTTCTCATCCACCATTACCCTTCTCCTCAATGTATTTCAACCCCCTTTCCTCCACGAATGGCCAATCTCATCCACCATTAAACGCGTCCAATTCTACAGCTTCTCATGCTCACCCTCCGTTAGATCGCCAAACCAGACCGTTATGGCATTCATTGATCAAGTTCCgcaaagaaggagggaTTATTGATACTTTTATAAGTATAAAAAACCAAGATGGTTGGAGAGGATTTTATAGAGGGTTGTCTATCAATTTGATCAGGACTGTGCCCAGTAGCGCTGTCACAATGCTTAC ATACGAACTTATCATGCGTAGATTGTCTTCACACACATCATGA